A DNA window from Acetilactobacillus jinshanensis contains the following coding sequences:
- a CDS encoding SDR family oxidoreductase, giving the protein MKYAISAATGHLGRLAVQDLEKLVGKDNVVALARNVEKGKKVLPAGTTVRPGDYDDKAQLTKSLQSVDKLLMISSMPGGKVSRVQQHQNMIDAAKAAGVKYIAYTSFPHADQTKSAFAADHRQTEKNLKNSGLKYSFIRDNWYLRDDAMLIKAAAQGQPLMYSAGDGKVGWAPEFEYAMGAAKVLASDNPKPVYEFAGKSRSYADLAKVVAKVIGKPVKAMPVSDDQFKQVLKKAGMNDMIAGFVVSTQQLIRAGELTENSDDLEKVLGHPLMPLTEAIKKMLK; this is encoded by the coding sequence ATGAAATACGCAATTAGTGCTGCAACTGGTCATTTAGGTCGTTTAGCCGTTCAAGATTTAGAAAAGTTAGTCGGTAAGGATAACGTGGTCGCCTTAGCACGAAACGTTGAGAAGGGTAAAAAGGTTTTACCTGCCGGAACTACCGTTCGACCAGGTGACTATGATGACAAAGCACAGTTAACTAAGTCATTACAGAGCGTTGATAAATTATTAATGATTTCATCAATGCCTGGTGGCAAGGTTTCCCGTGTTCAGCAGCACCAGAACATGATCGATGCTGCTAAGGCCGCTGGCGTTAAATACATCGCCTACACCAGTTTCCCGCATGCTGATCAGACTAAGTCAGCATTCGCTGCTGATCACCGTCAGACCGAAAAGAACCTTAAGAACAGCGGTTTAAAGTACTCCTTTATTCGTGATAACTGGTACTTACGTGATGACGCCATGTTAATTAAGGCTGCCGCTCAGGGCCAGCCACTTATGTATTCTGCTGGTGACGGTAAAGTTGGCTGGGCTCCGGAATTTGAATACGCTATGGGCGCTGCAAAGGTCTTAGCTAGTGATAACCCGAAGCCTGTTTATGAATTTGCTGGTAAGAGTCGTAGTTACGCTGACTTAGCAAAAGTCGTCGCTAAAGTTATTGGTAAACCAGTTAAAGCCATGCCGGTTAGTGATGACCAATTCAAGCAGGTTCTTAAAAAGGCTGGTATGAACGACATGATTGCTGGCTTCGTCGTTTCAACTCAGCAATTAATCCGGGCTGGTGAATTAACCGAAAACTCCGATGACTTAGAAAAGGTCTTGGGTCACCCGTTAATGCCATTGACCGAAGCTATCAAAAAGATGTTAAAATAA
- a CDS encoding glycerol dehydrogenase, translating into MSQDVSFTSPSMYVEGNGLILRCKDYIKKLGSRAIILTSNRLNKMIGSRLSNYLQSNGVSNKVVIFGGQSSMKEITRIAKLATEFQAQVIIGLGGGRVLDSAKATANKIHIHVAIFPSLASTDSPCTRLSVIYNDDGSFSHYWFYNSNPDLVLVDTKLLTDAPKRFLVSGIGDALATNVEAQAVEQSHGDNLIGKKQTLFGLAIAQKCEDTLFKYGKEAVTCVGVNADTTAVNKVIEANILMSGLGAESGGLAAAHALYNGTTAYGKIPRMHGEIVAFGLLTQLFLEGAGKYRLNKYLDFELSVGLPTNFKELGVPTISDEDLMQIAKVADSPKDTMTEMPMKITPYMIVQAMRGANAYSRMYEAEHRC; encoded by the coding sequence ATGAGTCAAGATGTATCATTCACAAGTCCATCCATGTATGTTGAAGGTAACGGTTTAATTCTTAGATGTAAAGATTACATCAAGAAATTAGGTAGCCGTGCGATTATTTTAACTAGTAACCGACTTAACAAAATGATCGGGAGCCGCTTAAGTAACTACTTACAGAGTAACGGCGTTTCAAACAAGGTCGTTATCTTTGGTGGTCAATCATCAATGAAGGAAATCACCCGAATCGCTAAGCTTGCGACTGAATTTCAAGCCCAGGTCATCATCGGTTTAGGCGGTGGTCGAGTATTAGATTCGGCTAAGGCAACCGCTAACAAGATTCACATTCACGTTGCGATCTTCCCATCCTTAGCTTCAACCGATTCGCCTTGTACTCGTCTATCGGTTATCTATAATGATGATGGATCCTTCTCACATTATTGGTTCTATAACAGTAACCCAGATTTAGTATTAGTTGATACTAAATTATTGACCGATGCACCAAAACGGTTCTTGGTTTCAGGCATCGGGGATGCTTTAGCAACCAACGTTGAAGCCCAGGCCGTTGAACAGAGTCATGGTGATAACTTAATCGGTAAGAAACAGACGTTATTTGGTTTAGCCATCGCTCAGAAGTGTGAAGATACGTTATTCAAGTACGGCAAAGAAGCCGTTACCTGTGTCGGTGTCAACGCTGATACCACTGCCGTTAATAAGGTTATCGAAGCTAATATCCTGATGAGTGGTCTGGGTGCCGAATCCGGTGGCTTGGCTGCTGCACATGCTTTATATAACGGCACGACTGCTTACGGCAAGATCCCGCGCATGCACGGTGAAATCGTTGCCTTTGGCCTACTTACCCAGTTATTCTTAGAAGGTGCTGGTAAGTACCGACTCAATAAGTACTTAGACTTTGAATTATCAGTTGGCTTACCAACTAACTTCAAGGAATTAGGTGTTCCGACCATCAGTGACGAAGACTTAATGCAGATCGCCAAAGTCGCTGATTCACCTAAAGATACCATGACCGAAATGCCAATGAAGATCACCCCATACATGATCGTTCAGGCAATGCGTGGTGCTAATGCTTACAGTCGAATGTACGAAGCTGAACATCGTTGCTAA
- a CDS encoding replication-associated recombination protein A: MHQQESLFGNPAQGSNHLTDPTKGMSKNTPLADRVRPRTLDEFVGQQNLLGKGQLLRTLIVRDRVPDMILWGPPGCGKTTLAEIIARHTKSTFLQFSAADASIRRIKILMRRAEEYRRLGKKVIVFIDEIHRFNKSQQDAFLPYTEKGSITLIGATTENPSFTINSALLSRCKVFVFHQLTTKDVETLIKHALKSPNGFNHYHVKINDKQIELITKFANGDARKALNTLAMAVDNGNVNHKTVMVTNDSLKQLMGRRFLLYDKKGDQHYDLISALHKSVRNSDVNSAIYWMYRMLEGGDDPVYIARRMIRMSSEDVGLADPGALTTCVNAFQVARYLGMPECRLALVEAIVRLALDPKSNSLLKAGEKAEHDVKKTMNLPVPLQIRNAPTKLMNKLGYGEHYKYAENYQDHITAMRTMPKKLVDRQYYYPTDFGLEGHFKNRMKQIAKVKAWHRKHGDHKLSQYKPMDLNQFDQKHK; the protein is encoded by the coding sequence ATGCATCAACAGGAATCGCTGTTTGGTAACCCTGCTCAGGGTTCTAACCATTTGACTGATCCGACCAAAGGGATGTCAAAGAATACTCCGTTAGCTGATCGGGTCAGACCCAGAACCCTTGATGAATTCGTGGGTCAGCAGAATCTGTTAGGCAAAGGCCAACTATTGCGAACCTTGATCGTTCGTGACCGGGTCCCTGACATGATCCTGTGGGGACCACCAGGCTGCGGTAAAACGACTTTAGCGGAGATCATTGCCCGACACACCAAATCAACCTTTCTGCAATTCAGTGCGGCTGACGCCAGCATTCGACGGATTAAAATTTTAATGCGCCGAGCTGAAGAGTATCGACGACTTGGTAAAAAGGTGATCGTCTTTATCGACGAAATTCACCGCTTCAATAAGTCTCAGCAGGATGCCTTCTTACCTTACACTGAAAAGGGGAGCATTACTTTGATCGGTGCCACGACCGAGAATCCGTCGTTTACCATTAATTCAGCCTTGTTATCGCGCTGTAAGGTCTTCGTATTTCATCAGTTGACCACCAAAGATGTTGAAACGCTGATCAAGCATGCGTTAAAAAGTCCGAACGGCTTTAATCATTACCACGTTAAGATTAATGATAAACAAATTGAGTTGATCACGAAATTTGCGAACGGTGATGCCCGCAAGGCTTTGAATACTTTAGCGATGGCCGTTGATAACGGAAACGTTAATCATAAAACCGTAATGGTTACTAATGATAGCCTGAAGCAGTTAATGGGCCGTCGGTTCCTGTTGTATGACAAAAAGGGCGATCAGCACTACGACCTGATTTCAGCACTGCATAAATCGGTCCGAAATTCGGACGTTAATTCAGCGATCTACTGGATGTACCGAATGCTAGAGGGCGGTGATGATCCAGTCTACATTGCCCGAAGAATGATCCGGATGAGCAGTGAAGACGTTGGCTTAGCTGATCCAGGTGCGTTGACGACTTGCGTGAACGCGTTTCAGGTGGCCCGCTATTTAGGGATGCCAGAATGTCGATTGGCGTTGGTTGAAGCCATCGTCCGCTTAGCTTTGGATCCGAAGTCCAATTCATTGCTAAAGGCTGGTGAAAAAGCTGAACATGACGTTAAAAAGACCATGAATTTACCGGTTCCGCTCCAGATTAGAAATGCACCAACCAAATTAATGAATAAACTGGGCTACGGCGAACATTACAAGTACGCCGAAAATTATCAAGATCACATTACAGCAATGCGAACCATGCCTAAGAAATTAGTTGATCGACAATATTATTACCCGACCGACTTTGGCTTGGAAGGTCACTTTAAGAATCGTATGAAGCAGATTGCGAAAGTGAAAGCTTGGCACCGCAAACACGGTGATCATAAATTAAGTCAATATAAACCAATGGATTTAAATCAATTTGATCAAAAACATAAATAA
- a CDS encoding amino acid permease — MLRRNKTVRVQSLRRGLKNRYMSMIALGGCIGTGLFITSGGAITSAGPGGALLAYCAIALFMLCLMACLGTVATHFPSGSFGDMSAQYIDQSSGFTTDVEYFLNWVFTVPIDIATVGIIMKFWFPSTPGWIWSLIALALIILINAVSVRSFGQTEYWMAFIKILAILAFLVVGVLTIFGIFGGKSVGFKNFTIGKAPFVGGFSSTVNVFILAGFAFQGTELVGITAGESSNPLKAVPKAIKQTFWRIMLFYVGSLAVMSFLIPYTSKALLGQSVTNITTSPFTLVFKNAGLKGAASLMNAIILIAVISAANSGLYAGTRSLYSMGRNNRSRALHFFGNTTKKGIPYSALTLTSVLSLAVYGLSFVGPKVYNELITSSSLLGFIAWLMIAIAAYRFGNAWIKQGHSFDELTYHAKWFKFCAIISIIFCLFIIVAQGYSSIASLDWFNILVTYFSVPVLLIVYFAYKWSHHDHVIPLKKIDVRSLKEVEQSKLNK, encoded by the coding sequence ATGCTTAGACGGAATAAAACGGTTAGAGTTCAGTCTTTGCGACGTGGCTTAAAGAACCGTTATATGTCAATGATTGCCTTAGGTGGTTGTATTGGTACTGGTCTATTCATTACCTCTGGTGGTGCGATTACCAGTGCCGGACCAGGTGGTGCACTGTTAGCTTACTGTGCCATCGCATTGTTCATGCTTTGTTTAATGGCCTGTTTAGGTACCGTTGCTACCCACTTCCCAAGTGGTAGTTTCGGTGACATGAGTGCTCAATACATTGATCAATCATCTGGTTTTACAACTGATGTTGAATACTTCTTAAACTGGGTATTCACCGTTCCGATTGATATCGCTACTGTTGGTATTATTATGAAGTTTTGGTTCCCGAGCACACCAGGATGGATCTGGAGCTTGATTGCCTTAGCATTGATTATTTTGATTAACGCCGTTTCAGTTCGTTCCTTCGGACAGACTGAATACTGGATGGCTTTCATCAAGATTTTAGCTATTTTAGCATTCTTGGTCGTTGGTGTTCTTACCATCTTTGGTATCTTCGGTGGCAAGTCCGTTGGCTTCAAGAACTTTACGATCGGTAAAGCACCGTTTGTTGGTGGCTTTTCTTCAACCGTTAACGTCTTTATCTTAGCCGGATTTGCATTCCAGGGTACTGAATTAGTTGGAATTACTGCCGGTGAAAGTAGTAACCCGTTAAAGGCCGTTCCGAAAGCCATTAAGCAGACTTTCTGGCGGATTATGTTATTCTACGTTGGTTCATTAGCCGTAATGTCATTCTTAATTCCTTACACCAGTAAAGCATTACTGGGTCAAAGTGTAACCAACATTACCACGAGTCCATTTACCTTAGTATTTAAGAACGCCGGCTTAAAAGGCGCTGCTTCATTGATGAACGCCATTATCTTAATCGCCGTTATCTCAGCAGCTAACTCTGGTTTATACGCCGGTACTCGTTCTCTATACTCCATGGGCCGTAACAACCGTAGCCGTGCACTCCACTTCTTTGGTAACACGACTAAGAAAGGGATTCCGTATTCAGCATTGACTCTGACTTCCGTATTGTCATTAGCTGTTTATGGCTTAAGCTTCGTTGGTCCTAAGGTTTATAATGAATTAATCACTAGTTCTAGTTTACTTGGCTTTATCGCATGGTTAATGATCGCCATCGCCGCTTACCGATTTGGTAACGCATGGATCAAACAGGGCCATAGCTTTGACGAATTGACTTACCATGCTAAGTGGTTCAAGTTCTGTGCCATTATTTCAATTATCTTCTGTCTGTTCATTATCGTTGCCCAAGGTTACAGTTCCATTGCTAGCCTTGATTGGTTCAACATCTTAGTAACTTACTTCAGTGTTCCAGTATTACTGATCGTTTACTTCGCTTACAAGTGGAGTCATCATGATCACGTCATTCCGTTAAAGAAGATTGACGTTCGTTCACTGAAAGAAGTTGAACAGAGTAAATTAAATAAATAA
- a CDS encoding GRP family sugar transporter, translating to MGIAIALLTAVFWGCTPLWAKLFGGKPIEQLLGTTYGAFIFGILVLIFKHPEMNNSIFWWCFLAGACWSVGQLATYKGLYDLGISITTPISAGVQLVGVNLIGVMFFGSWASTEARITGFFAILLIFLGVFLTTRGDEKTRNQQGKMQVTKAVIKLLLGAGIGYTACSTLPKIPEASGWSTFPPQAIGMLVSAVAFSLMIRKYHAGKLLFSKGTLKNMITGVNSGLGSLSYLITIMLCGISTGFTLSQMSTVVSTFGGLIFFKEHRHGKTLAYTLSGLFLVVIGGVITGFI from the coding sequence ATGGGAATCGCGATTGCATTATTGACGGCCGTGTTTTGGGGCTGTACCCCATTGTGGGCTAAGCTCTTCGGTGGTAAACCGATTGAACAATTGTTAGGAACGACTTACGGGGCCTTTATTTTTGGCATCTTAGTATTAATTTTTAAGCACCCTGAGATGAATAACTCCATTTTCTGGTGGTGTTTCTTAGCCGGAGCTTGTTGGTCGGTTGGACAACTAGCGACCTACAAGGGCTTATATGACCTTGGGATTTCGATCACCACCCCGATTAGTGCCGGGGTTCAACTCGTTGGCGTGAATTTAATCGGGGTCATGTTTTTTGGTAGTTGGGCCAGTACCGAAGCTCGAATTACCGGCTTTTTCGCCATTCTTTTGATTTTTTTAGGGGTCTTCTTAACGACCCGTGGCGATGAAAAGACCCGTAATCAACAAGGTAAAATGCAGGTCACCAAGGCTGTGATCAAGCTCCTGTTAGGTGCCGGAATTGGCTATACTGCCTGTTCAACGTTGCCGAAAATTCCTGAAGCTAGTGGCTGGTCGACGTTTCCACCGCAGGCAATCGGAATGCTAGTGAGTGCAGTTGCCTTTTCATTAATGATCCGAAAGTATCACGCTGGTAAATTACTCTTTTCTAAAGGCACGTTAAAGAACATGATTACCGGAGTTAATTCCGGTTTAGGCTCGTTGTCATATCTAATTACGATCATGCTGTGCGGGATTTCGACCGGCTTTACATTGTCCCAAATGAGTACCGTGGTTTCCACATTCGGTGGCCTGATCTTCTTTAAGGAACATCGTCATGGTAAGACGTTGGCCTATACCTTATCCGGATTATTCTTAGTTGTGATTGGCGGTGTCATCACTGGATTTATTTAA
- a CDS encoding ECF transporter S component, with the protein MKSRFSLRNIILMTLISIICGVIFYSVSFLEDGIRMLLMPFGLSVMAADISQGPWLITAPIVGMLFRFPGSSFFGQFVSSIVEMLMGDQGGWTDALSGVFDGVGYEAGFFFTRYRHYGHLTLALSSFCADITTFIYSWFMNGYNKLPLDLLSVCFVVRFISIFIFSELAYFIVKMILRAIPKRLLE; encoded by the coding sequence TTGAAAAGTCGCTTTAGTTTAAGGAACATTATTTTAATGACCTTAATCTCGATTATTTGTGGGGTCATCTTTTATTCGGTTAGTTTCTTAGAAGACGGAATTAGAATGCTATTGATGCCGTTTGGACTATCAGTGATGGCCGCAGATATTTCGCAAGGGCCATGGTTGATAACGGCCCCGATCGTCGGGATGTTATTCAGATTTCCAGGTTCATCATTCTTTGGCCAGTTCGTATCATCAATCGTCGAGATGTTAATGGGTGACCAAGGCGGCTGGACCGATGCTCTAAGTGGTGTCTTCGACGGTGTGGGTTACGAAGCCGGTTTCTTCTTCACCCGATACAGACACTATGGACATTTAACGTTAGCGTTATCCAGTTTTTGCGCCGACATTACGACGTTTATTTATAGCTGGTTCATGAATGGTTACAATAAATTACCACTGGATCTGTTATCAGTTTGCTTTGTCGTTCGCTTTATTTCGATCTTCATCTTCAGTGAATTGGCTTACTTCATCGTTAAGATGATTTTAAGAGCTATTCCAAAGCGTTTATTAGAGTAA
- a CDS encoding C69 family dipeptidase, translated as MRKYSDNCTSILIGKKASIDGSTIIARNEDYFTPYNPKTFLVRPANDKKDRVYTSPTTGVMIPLPTHAYRYTCCPSTYDPEVNPAIAKDNPFYEEAGVNEKNVAMSATESAFTNARFKGFDPLVKHGVNEDSMVTVVLPYIDSAKAGVKRLGKLIEKFGTGQSNGISFADKDNIWYFESIGGHQWVAERIPDDCYALAPNQINIQNVDFKDHKNFMWSSHLKKFVKKHHLNPEPGTFNLRKIAGTHGNLDRHYNTPRAWYGVKLFSPKIAEKLTPTSGNIPFILHANRKLTVEDAEYYLASHYQNTKYDPTNLKKPVFRPIGIDRGQESHIIQIRNNVPADYSVVEWLAMGLFAYSPYVPFFTNILKTPANYQIADQNHYTMKSAFWMYKTLAALVNQNYKKYADMINTYKEKCQEYANHRVHWTDEKAKDLQPEQLQEFLTKASCDTSDEITERTMQVIGKLVKQALHSPDFAY; from the coding sequence ATGCGTAAATATTCTGATAACTGTACATCGATTTTAATCGGTAAGAAAGCTAGCATTGACGGTTCGACCATCATTGCCAGAAATGAAGATTATTTCACGCCGTATAATCCGAAGACCTTTTTAGTTCGTCCTGCTAACGACAAAAAGGATCGGGTTTATACGTCACCAACGACCGGGGTCATGATTCCGTTACCGACCCACGCTTATCGTTATACGTGCTGTCCAAGTACCTACGATCCGGAAGTTAACCCAGCAATCGCAAAAGATAATCCATTCTATGAAGAAGCAGGCGTTAACGAAAAGAACGTTGCCATGAGTGCTACTGAATCGGCATTCACCAACGCTCGTTTTAAGGGCTTTGACCCATTGGTAAAACACGGGGTTAACGAAGACAGCATGGTTACCGTTGTTTTGCCGTATATTGATAGCGCTAAAGCGGGTGTTAAACGCTTAGGTAAATTGATTGAGAAGTTCGGTACTGGTCAGTCCAACGGGATCTCGTTTGCTGATAAGGACAACATCTGGTACTTCGAAAGTATCGGTGGCCACCAGTGGGTCGCTGAACGAATTCCGGATGACTGCTATGCCTTAGCACCGAACCAGATTAATATTCAGAACGTTGACTTTAAGGATCACAAAAACTTCATGTGGTCATCACATTTGAAGAAATTTGTTAAAAAGCATCATCTTAACCCGGAACCGGGTACTTTTAACCTGCGTAAGATTGCCGGAACCCACGGTAATTTGGATCGTCACTACAACACACCACGGGCTTGGTATGGAGTTAAATTATTTAGTCCAAAAATCGCTGAAAAGCTAACGCCCACCAGCGGTAACATTCCGTTTATTCTGCACGCTAACCGGAAATTAACGGTCGAAGACGCTGAATATTACCTGGCTTCTCATTATCAGAACACTAAGTACGATCCAACGAACTTAAAGAAACCCGTTTTCCGACCGATTGGAATTGATCGTGGTCAAGAATCACACATCATTCAGATCCGGAATAACGTTCCAGCTGATTATTCCGTGGTTGAATGGCTTGCGATGGGCTTATTTGCTTACAGTCCATACGTCCCGTTCTTCACGAATATTTTGAAGACACCGGCTAACTATCAGATTGCGGATCAAAATCACTACACGATGAAGAGTGCCTTTTGGATGTACAAGACGTTAGCTGCTTTGGTCAACCAGAATTATAAGAAATACGCTGATATGATCAATACCTACAAAGAAAAGTGCCAGGAATACGCTAACCATCGGGTTCACTGGACTGACGAAAAAGCGAAAGATCTTCAACCAGAACAGCTCCAGGAATTCTTGACCAAGGCTTCCTGTGACACTTCTGATGAGATCACGGAACGAACCATGCAGGTCATTGGTAAGTTAGTTAAGCAAGCTCTGCATTCACCTGACTTTGCTTATTAA
- a CDS encoding DMT family transporter, with translation MDQQKTQLNTHIVRRDVEKGIFWSATASCLWGISGNLMQFVSQNEAVSTQWFMSFRTLFAGVLLLLIGFCQVGKHIFDPLKKKNIKRLLLYSIFGIGMNMSTFYICIQSGNAAMATILQYLAPMFIALYAFVFKRQKPLKGDLVAFLVALVGVFLAVTKGNIGQLSIPMISIIFGLLSAVSAGVYYAEPKPLMRDNSPIVILGWGTLITSIFSNLYSPVWTHVPKITVPLILGVTGVIIIGTIIAFSCMLYSLRFASSQVSSIVDAIEPVATFVISIIFFHTSFNWVEILGAILVILSVYILEWFHHRTTKQDAKEIES, from the coding sequence ATGGATCAACAAAAAACTCAATTGAACACGCACATCGTAAGGCGTGACGTTGAAAAAGGGATCTTTTGGTCAGCGACCGCATCGTGTCTCTGGGGGATTTCAGGTAACTTAATGCAATTCGTTTCTCAGAACGAAGCGGTTTCTACGCAATGGTTCATGTCGTTTCGAACTCTGTTTGCTGGAGTCTTATTATTACTAATTGGCTTTTGCCAAGTTGGTAAGCACATCTTCGATCCGCTTAAGAAGAAAAATATCAAGCGGTTACTGCTTTACAGTATCTTCGGGATCGGGATGAACATGTCGACGTTCTACATCTGTATTCAATCAGGTAACGCCGCTATGGCCACCATCTTACAATACTTGGCACCAATGTTCATTGCTTTATACGCCTTTGTCTTTAAGCGTCAGAAGCCGTTAAAGGGTGATCTAGTTGCTTTCTTGGTAGCGTTGGTTGGGGTTTTTCTAGCCGTGACTAAAGGTAACATTGGTCAATTATCAATCCCGATGATTTCAATTATCTTCGGTCTGTTATCTGCCGTTTCCGCCGGTGTTTACTATGCAGAACCAAAACCGTTAATGAGGGATAATTCACCGATCGTTATCCTGGGCTGGGGTACGTTAATTACCAGTATCTTTTCTAACCTTTATTCACCAGTCTGGACGCACGTTCCGAAGATTACCGTTCCGTTGATCTTAGGGGTTACCGGTGTCATCATCATTGGTACCATTATTGCATTCTCTTGTATGCTATATAGTTTGCGCTTTGCCTCCAGTCAAGTCAGCAGCATCGTTGATGCCATTGAACCAGTTGCAACCTTCGTCATCAGTATCATCTTTTTCCACACCAGTTTTAACTGGGTCGAAATTTTAGGTGCGATCTTAGTCATCTTATCTGTATACATTTTGGAATGGTTCCATCACCGCACTACCAAACAGGATGCTAAAGAAATCGAAAGCTAA
- a CDS encoding sulfite exporter TauE/SafE family protein, which produces MFPIGVVAGIISSSVGMASLATYPSLLYIGDMPAIAANVTNTSSMIFTGMGSGLSSIPELRGHVRQLLLTLVCTFIGSIGGTYLLLSEPSASFKKVVPFFILIAGIMILWPKKPLNENSENHQRKVRVWEYLIGGLAFLIAGIYMGYFGAGAGLILIAVLSHITDEPYPVYNAIRNVSSLSANVVAMTIYAIKATVYWVMVIPLGIGLFIGGYIGPKIVRVIPEKILKTVVGICALVLSVVLFYQTYF; this is translated from the coding sequence ATGTTCCCGATTGGAGTCGTTGCTGGGATTATCAGTAGCAGTGTTGGTATGGCTTCGTTAGCCACCTATCCGTCGCTACTGTACATCGGTGACATGCCGGCCATCGCGGCTAACGTTACCAATACGTCGTCGATGATCTTTACCGGGATGGGTTCCGGCCTATCGTCCATCCCGGAACTCCGAGGCCACGTTAGACAGTTGTTATTAACGTTAGTTTGTACGTTCATCGGTAGTATCGGTGGAACTTATCTTCTATTATCTGAACCCAGTGCTTCATTCAAGAAAGTCGTTCCGTTCTTTATCTTAATTGCCGGGATCATGATCCTTTGGCCAAAGAAGCCCCTCAACGAAAACAGTGAAAATCATCAACGTAAAGTTAGAGTATGGGAATATCTGATCGGTGGCCTCGCTTTCTTGATTGCTGGAATTTACATGGGATACTTCGGTGCCGGAGCCGGCTTAATTTTAATTGCGGTTCTGTCACACATTACCGATGAACCTTACCCGGTATACAACGCCATCCGAAACGTATCGTCATTGTCAGCTAACGTGGTTGCCATGACAATCTACGCCATTAAAGCGACCGTTTACTGGGTGATGGTCATCCCGTTAGGCATCGGCCTATTCATCGGTGGTTACATCGGACCCAAGATCGTCCGGGTAATCCCCGAAAAGATTTTAAAGACGGTCGTTGGAATCTGTGCCCTGGTTTTATCGGTTGTGCTATTTTACCAAACTTATTTCTAA
- a CDS encoding Rrf2 family transcriptional regulator: protein MKYSHKLSDAVHVLTYIYVCRDYDLSSKTIAASVESNPSLIRRLLSKLTKAGLVASKPGIASRKLTRSPKQISLLDVYNALGGGQLLHIDKKTNPRCIVGGNIQTVLNRVYDKVQNAAEHEMDQITLADIIDQVLKEHRLKHRK, encoded by the coding sequence GTGAAGTATTCCCATAAGCTAAGTGACGCGGTACACGTTCTAACGTACATCTACGTCTGCCGTGATTATGATCTATCGAGCAAGACGATTGCCGCCAGTGTAGAATCGAACCCCAGTTTAATTCGACGGTTACTATCGAAATTAACAAAAGCTGGATTAGTTGCTAGTAAACCGGGAATTGCCAGTCGAAAGTTGACTCGATCACCAAAACAGATTTCGTTGTTAGATGTTTACAACGCTTTGGGTGGCGGTCAGTTACTTCACATCGATAAGAAGACTAATCCCCGCTGCATCGTCGGTGGCAACATTCAAACCGTTTTAAATCGTGTTTATGATAAGGTCCAGAACGCTGCTGAACACGAGATGGATCAGATTACGTTAGCTGACATTATTGATCAGGTTTTAAAAGAACACCGACTTAAACATCGTAAATAA
- a CDS encoding IMPACT family protein, with the protein MNQNYLTIKEHQQAIPFEIVRKRSRFIGRAKRVGNEKEALQFINAVKGANKKASANAYAYVIGRDDHIQRKNDDGEPNNTSGLSVLNDIKHKNLHNVVVVVTRYFGGTELGASHLARTYGETASGAIEKADIVKQVMQTQVELRLNYNLFGKLQYYLHQNHYHIVNVKYTDQVVVTVSIDTPKVKAFIKEITNLLSDRFKYQIGKEKYTEIDVK; encoded by the coding sequence TTGAATCAAAATTATTTAACGATTAAAGAACATCAGCAAGCAATTCCGTTCGAGATCGTTCGGAAACGGTCCCGTTTTATCGGCCGTGCTAAACGGGTTGGTAACGAAAAAGAAGCTTTACAGTTTATCAATGCGGTCAAGGGCGCCAATAAAAAAGCGAGCGCGAATGCTTATGCGTACGTGATTGGTCGGGATGACCACATTCAACGAAAGAACGATGATGGTGAACCGAATAATACTTCTGGATTGTCAGTCTTAAATGACATTAAACATAAAAATTTGCATAACGTCGTGGTGGTCGTAACCCGATACTTTGGTGGCACCGAATTGGGTGCCAGTCATTTAGCCCGGACCTATGGTGAAACGGCATCTGGTGCGATTGAAAAGGCTGACATCGTTAAACAGGTTATGCAGACCCAGGTCGAACTGCGGTTGAATTACAATCTATTCGGTAAATTACAGTATTATTTACACCAAAATCATTACCACATTGTGAACGTTAAATATACAGATCAAGTGGTGGTGACGGTATCAATTGATACGCCAAAAGTTAAAGCGTTCATTAAGGAAATTACTAACTTGTTATCAGATCGATTTAAGTATCAGATTGGTAAAGAAAAGTACACTGAAATCGACGTAAAATAG